A part of Kiritimatiellia bacterium genomic DNA contains:
- the amrB gene encoding AmmeMemoRadiSam system protein B produces MSLLGRGRVAVLLILALGTASCGRAETTNSAPDKRIVPTHLAGSWFTADPAALSRELQDYMDRADAPILDNVMALIQPHAGYRFSGPAAGFGARQIAGRPYTRVVVMGPSHRVPMRNLVAMPDATHFSTPLGEVPLDLDFMKALGASPYFRVIPEAHAGEHSAQIQVPFLQKALAGFQLVPLVVGQLDEPAIRGAAEALRALVDEHTLVIASTDFTHYGPNYGYLPFRDNVELNLEKLDMGAVDLIRMKDVAGFRAYCEETGATICGRDPVAILLALLPAQAEAHLLKYDTSGRVTGDFGNSVSYVSLAFTGRWKKEEPMPKPASEFTLTADDQQALLKLARGTIQHYLERGRPPKPEELGLVVSSNMQQVAGAFVTLHKRGDLRGCIGEIVPRRPVYQAIIEQAVNAAVNDYRFNPVTADELPGLHVEISVLTPPADVKSWRDIVIGRHGMILSKGGRSAVFLPQVAPEQGWGIEETLTHLSMKAGLPPDAWREGASYKVFEAVVFGEEKM; encoded by the coding sequence ATGTCGCTGCTTGGACGAGGCCGCGTCGCGGTGTTGCTGATCCTGGCCCTCGGCACCGCCTCGTGCGGTCGGGCCGAGACGACGAATTCCGCGCCGGACAAGCGCATAGTGCCCACCCACCTGGCCGGCTCGTGGTTCACGGCGGACCCGGCCGCGCTTTCGCGCGAATTGCAGGATTACATGGACCGGGCCGATGCGCCCATCCTGGACAACGTGATGGCGCTGATCCAGCCGCACGCGGGCTACCGTTTCTCCGGTCCGGCTGCCGGGTTCGGCGCGCGGCAGATCGCCGGCCGGCCGTACACGCGCGTCGTGGTGATGGGACCCAGTCACCGCGTGCCCATGCGCAACCTGGTCGCGATGCCCGACGCCACGCATTTCTCCACGCCGCTGGGCGAGGTGCCGCTGGACCTGGATTTCATGAAGGCGCTGGGCGCGTCGCCCTATTTCCGCGTCATCCCGGAAGCCCACGCCGGCGAGCACAGCGCCCAGATCCAGGTGCCGTTCCTGCAGAAGGCGCTGGCCGGGTTCCAGTTGGTTCCCCTGGTAGTCGGCCAACTCGACGAACCTGCGATTCGCGGCGCGGCGGAAGCGCTTCGGGCCTTGGTGGACGAGCACACGCTGGTGATCGCCAGCACGGATTTCACCCATTACGGGCCGAACTACGGATACCTCCCGTTCCGCGACAACGTGGAGCTGAATCTTGAAAAACTCGACATGGGCGCGGTGGACCTGATCCGGATGAAAGACGTCGCCGGTTTCCGCGCCTACTGCGAAGAGACCGGCGCGACGATCTGCGGCCGGGACCCGGTCGCCATTCTGCTGGCCCTGCTGCCGGCGCAGGCCGAGGCGCACCTGCTGAAGTATGACACCTCCGGCCGGGTCACCGGCGATTTCGGAAATTCGGTGAGCTACGTCAGCCTGGCCTTCACCGGCCGCTGGAAAAAGGAGGAACCCATGCCCAAGCCCGCGTCCGAATTTACGCTGACGGCCGATGACCAGCAGGCGTTGCTCAAGCTGGCTCGCGGCACGATCCAGCATTACCTGGAGCGCGGCCGTCCGCCGAAGCCCGAGGAGCTGGGGCTCGTCGTCAGCTCCAACATGCAGCAGGTGGCCGGCGCCTTCGTCACGCTCCACAAGCGCGGCGACCTGCGCGGGTGCATCGGCGAGATCGTGCCCCGCCGGCCGGTCTACCAGGCGATCATCGAGCAGGCGGTCAACGCCGCCGTGAACGACTACCGGTTCAATCCCGTGACCGCCGACGAGCTGCCCGGCCTGCACGTCGAGATCTCCGTGCTGACCCCGCCGGCGGACGTGAAGTCCTGGCGCGACATCGTGATCGGACGGCACGGCATGATCCTGTCCAAGGGCGGTCGTTCGGCGGTGTTCCTGCCGCAGGTCGCGCCGGAGCAGGGGTGGGGGATCGAGGAGACGCTGACCCATCTCTCCATGAAGGCCGGCCTGCCTCCGGACGCCTGGCGCGAGGGCGCGAGTTACAAGGTGTTCGAGGCGGTCGTGTTCGGCGAGGAAAAGATGTGA
- a CDS encoding 4Fe-4S binding protein, translated as MNGGVRGGNRLAVVFSLGFFALAAQSLLFREFFSVFEGNELGMGVFFSSWLLWAGAGALAARAGGRRPRLTAVFEWLPLLYIPAYLAQWHLVRHARALAGVEPYELFPLAKMLPAAMAANAPVSFVTGLLFTLACAWLADAGGLPPARVYFFEALGGAAGGVAVTAALAAGWSSETVFLAAALLPAAAPLAGRRRAALLPLLLLAAALAWRADRAWRQRSDRAMWSRMLPADSFRGRFVTPQATYLCGEYAGQFVVRAWESVVESIPDEEHAGEIAALGLAQAPAARRILVVGGGYSLCERFLQLEQVESVTWLHPDPDYPTRLLGVLPQEYHGRDARLRMPAADPRRFLEGDEARYDLAVLNLPDTTTLSLNRYGTREFYRRLRDRLDPAAGVAAIRFSGGENYLGGELVNLGASVLATVESVFPTNALQPGGESWLFASVGAELVDSPAAARDRLASIPGVGKVCLPERLLSAFPADRIEFQRAAYRQAAERAPPGWLLNTDARPRALLFALLVAGLQGGLARDTAAAVRALSVMGPWLLLLPWLLYGALRFAYRLRGRPVAASSAFDAGFLVFSAGLAGMSFSLVLLFLYQSAFGSIYLQLGLLSALFMLGLFAGGWTVERVLVRLAREPAGLLPLAVALHAGLIACAGSVAGRLAFSALFFLAGFFGGLYVPLAVFRLKRAGRGDATAGAAVEWLDTLGGSAGGLLLGLLILPLYGLAAALSATALALAANVPAHFLKVRGPSPGDAADRWARRLGYLLAGAAAFALFVSWTWERTRRVEPGVLLREAAGILAPGQPLLVNEARLADGRTVSYLEAEGGGFLFTTDQLAPQVSGYGGPITMGVLVDAKGALRAARILRARETPQYQKATEAWLGSLRGRNLFDMTSLRDVDGVSGATLTSTAVLETLRAAGCLFSQQVLKMSPSEAERSLRRFPFDKQAAVFLGLAVTALVLRRRPRPWFRRLFLLLVAVWLGWRWNMQYSAAHVLAAIAGAWPAAGVTIPFLLAAGVPALVAAFGNIYCGWLCPFGALQELAGELRPRAWKFDPEKPAWRYARWLKYGLLFILVLGYALRRDLGLADWDPLSAVFSPLRSPAVLTLGVTVLVLSVAYRRFWCRHLCPAGAFLALLNGLKLTFRWWPPVRPGCCDYGVRHVRELDCILCDRCRMRTLSRTYSFPGLRAAMLFAVLAGFLLYFVPRLRPRAEEPEAAAPVAAPSVATHRARDVDMPRLRALLDRGLLSTNEALYYRRVEAGGAE; from the coding sequence GTGAACGGTGGCGTGCGCGGAGGGAATCGGCTGGCCGTGGTCTTCAGCCTCGGCTTCTTCGCCCTCGCCGCGCAGTCGCTCCTTTTCCGCGAGTTCTTCTCCGTGTTCGAGGGGAATGAACTCGGCATGGGTGTGTTCTTCAGCTCGTGGCTCCTGTGGGCGGGCGCCGGGGCGCTCGCGGCGCGGGCGGGCGGCCGGCGGCCGCGTCTGACCGCGGTGTTCGAGTGGCTCCCGCTGCTCTACATCCCGGCGTACCTTGCCCAGTGGCACCTGGTGCGCCACGCGCGGGCGCTGGCCGGCGTCGAACCCTACGAGCTGTTCCCCCTCGCGAAGATGCTGCCCGCGGCCATGGCGGCGAATGCGCCGGTGAGCTTCGTCACCGGGCTGCTCTTCACGCTCGCGTGCGCCTGGCTCGCGGACGCGGGCGGGCTGCCGCCGGCCCGGGTCTACTTCTTCGAGGCGCTCGGCGGCGCGGCGGGCGGCGTCGCCGTCACGGCGGCGCTGGCGGCGGGCTGGTCTTCGGAAACGGTCTTCCTCGCGGCAGCCCTGCTGCCGGCCGCGGCGCCGCTGGCGGGACGGAGGCGGGCGGCGCTTCTCCCGCTCCTGCTGCTCGCGGCCGCCCTCGCGTGGCGGGCGGACCGGGCCTGGCGGCAGCGAAGCGACCGAGCGATGTGGTCGCGCATGCTCCCCGCCGATTCGTTTCGCGGCCGGTTCGTCACCCCGCAAGCGACCTACCTCTGCGGCGAATACGCCGGGCAGTTCGTCGTCCGCGCCTGGGAGTCCGTGGTCGAGAGCATCCCGGACGAGGAGCACGCCGGCGAGATCGCCGCGCTGGGCCTGGCCCAGGCGCCGGCCGCGAGACGCATCCTGGTGGTGGGCGGCGGATACTCGCTCTGCGAACGGTTCCTGCAATTGGAGCAGGTCGAATCGGTGACCTGGCTGCATCCCGACCCGGACTATCCCACCCGGCTGCTCGGCGTCCTGCCGCAGGAGTACCATGGCCGGGATGCCCGGCTGCGGATGCCCGCGGCCGACCCGCGCCGATTCCTCGAGGGCGACGAGGCCCGCTACGACCTGGCGGTGCTGAACCTGCCTGACACGACAACGCTCTCGCTAAACCGGTACGGCACGCGGGAGTTCTACCGGCGGCTCCGCGACCGGCTCGATCCGGCGGCCGGCGTGGCGGCGATTCGCTTTTCCGGCGGGGAGAATTACCTCGGCGGCGAACTGGTCAACCTGGGCGCCTCGGTGCTGGCCACGGTCGAGTCGGTATTTCCGACGAACGCCCTGCAGCCCGGCGGCGAGAGCTGGTTGTTCGCCTCCGTCGGGGCCGAACTCGTGGATTCGCCCGCGGCCGCCCGGGATCGGCTTGCGTCCATTCCCGGGGTCGGGAAGGTGTGCCTCCCCGAACGGCTGCTGTCGGCGTTTCCCGCGGACCGGATCGAGTTCCAACGGGCCGCCTACCGGCAGGCCGCGGAGCGCGCGCCGCCGGGCTGGCTGCTGAACACCGACGCGCGGCCCCGGGCGCTGCTGTTCGCCCTGCTCGTGGCCGGACTGCAAGGCGGCCTGGCGCGGGATACAGCCGCGGCGGTCCGCGCGCTGTCGGTCATGGGGCCGTGGCTGCTCCTGCTGCCGTGGCTGTTGTACGGCGCGCTTCGATTCGCCTACCGGCTGCGGGGAAGGCCCGTGGCGGCTTCATCGGCCTTCGACGCCGGCTTCCTCGTGTTCTCGGCAGGCCTGGCCGGGATGTCGTTCAGCCTGGTCCTGCTGTTCCTTTACCAGTCCGCCTTCGGGTCGATCTACCTCCAACTCGGGTTGCTCTCCGCGTTGTTCATGCTCGGGCTGTTCGCGGGGGGATGGACCGTCGAGCGCGTGCTCGTGCGGCTGGCTCGAGAGCCCGCCGGCCTGCTGCCCCTGGCGGTCGCGCTGCACGCCGGGCTGATCGCCTGCGCGGGGTCCGTCGCGGGCCGGCTCGCTTTTTCCGCCTTGTTCTTTCTCGCGGGTTTCTTCGGCGGACTCTACGTCCCGCTCGCGGTCTTCCGGCTGAAGCGCGCGGGGCGCGGCGATGCCACGGCCGGCGCGGCCGTGGAATGGCTGGACACGCTGGGCGGCTCGGCGGGCGGCCTGCTGCTCGGCCTCCTGATCCTGCCGCTGTACGGCCTGGCCGCCGCGCTGTCGGCAACCGCCTTGGCGCTGGCCGCCAACGTGCCGGCCCATTTCCTCAAGGTCCGCGGTCCCTCGCCGGGCGATGCGGCGGATCGCTGGGCGCGGCGGCTGGGATATCTCCTGGCGGGCGCGGCCGCCTTCGCGCTGTTCGTGTCATGGACATGGGAGAGGACGCGGCGGGTCGAGCCCGGCGTCCTGCTGCGCGAGGCGGCCGGTATCCTCGCTCCGGGCCAGCCCCTGCTTGTCAATGAGGCCCGGCTCGCGGATGGGCGAACGGTGTCCTATCTGGAGGCGGAGGGCGGAGGCTTCCTGTTCACCACCGACCAACTGGCGCCGCAGGTCTCCGGATATGGCGGACCGATCACGATGGGCGTGCTGGTGGACGCAAAGGGTGCGCTGCGGGCCGCGCGGATTCTCCGCGCGCGGGAAACGCCCCAATACCAGAAGGCAACGGAAGCGTGGCTCGGGTCCCTGCGCGGCCGGAACCTGTTCGACATGACCTCTCTCCGGGACGTGGATGGTGTGAGCGGCGCGACCCTGACCTCGACGGCGGTCCTGGAGACGCTGCGCGCCGCGGGTTGCCTGTTTTCGCAGCAGGTGCTCAAGATGTCGCCGTCCGAAGCGGAGCGGAGTCTCCGCCGATTTCCGTTCGACAAGCAGGCTGCCGTCTTTCTCGGCCTCGCCGTCACGGCCCTCGTGTTGCGACGCCGCCCCCGGCCATGGTTCCGCCGCCTTTTCCTGCTGCTCGTGGCGGTCTGGCTGGGCTGGCGCTGGAACATGCAGTACTCGGCCGCGCATGTCCTTGCGGCGATCGCGGGCGCCTGGCCGGCGGCCGGCGTGACGATCCCGTTCCTGCTCGCCGCCGGCGTACCGGCGCTGGTCGCGGCTTTCGGCAACATCTACTGCGGCTGGCTGTGTCCGTTCGGCGCGCTGCAGGAATTGGCGGGCGAGTTGCGGCCCCGGGCGTGGAAATTCGATCCCGAGAAGCCCGCCTGGCGATACGCGCGGTGGCTGAAATACGGGCTGCTCTTTATCCTCGTGCTCGGTTATGCCCTGCGCCGCGATCTCGGCCTGGCGGATTGGGATCCGCTGAGCGCCGTCTTCAGCCCGTTGCGAAGCCCGGCGGTTCTCACCCTGGGCGTGACGGTCCTGGTCCTGTCCGTGGCGTATCGCCGGTTCTGGTGCCGCCATCTCTGCCCGGCCGGCGCCTTCCTGGCCCTGCTCAACGGACTGAAGCTCACCTTCCGCTGGTGGCCGCCCGTCCGGCCCGGCTGCTGCGACTACGGGGTCCGGCATGTCCGCGAACTGGATTGCATCCTGTGCGACCGGTGCCGGATGCGTACGTTATCACGTACGTATTCGTTTCCGGGACTGCGCGCGGCGATGCTGTTCGCCGTGCTGGCCGGGTTCCTGCTGTACTTCGTTCCCCGGCTTCGTCCGCGCGCGGAGGAGCCTGAAGCCGCCGCGCCCGTCGCGGCGCCCTCCGTGGCGACACACCGCGCCCGCGACGTGGACATGCCGCGGCTGCGCGCGCTCCTGGATCGAGGCCTTCTCTCCACGAACGAGGCGCTCTACTATCGCCGTGTGGAAGCCGGCGGCGCCGAGTAA